A genome region from Geminicoccus roseus DSM 18922 includes the following:
- a CDS encoding cysteine synthase A → MTSIRSGFTDLIGDTPLVRLRLASERTGCEILGKCEFMNPGGSIKDRAALAIIEDAEAKGQIRKGGIIVEGTAGNTGIGLAHVASARGYKTVIVIPETQSQEKMDALRLAGADLRPVPAVPYKDPNNYVKFSGRLAEELAATHPEGALWANQFDNVANRRGHYKTTGPEIWRQTGGRIDAFTCAVGTGGTLAGVADYLKEQRPDVRIVLADPMGAALYSWIKTGELKSSGTSITEGIGQGRVTANLEDARIDDAVQITDEEALPILFEMAQEEGLVLGGSSAINVTGAIRVAEAMGPGHTIVTILCDGGARYQSKLYNPAFLRSKNLPVPAWIPG, encoded by the coding sequence ATGACCTCCATCCGCTCCGGCTTCACCGACCTGATCGGTGACACGCCGCTCGTGCGCCTCCGCCTCGCTTCCGAACGCACCGGATGCGAGATCCTCGGCAAGTGCGAGTTCATGAATCCGGGCGGCTCGATCAAGGACCGCGCTGCCCTGGCGATCATCGAGGATGCCGAGGCCAAGGGACAGATCCGCAAGGGCGGGATCATCGTCGAAGGCACCGCCGGCAATACCGGGATCGGCCTGGCCCACGTCGCCTCGGCGCGCGGCTACAAGACCGTGATCGTCATTCCCGAGACGCAGAGCCAGGAGAAGATGGACGCGCTGCGCCTGGCCGGCGCCGACCTGCGCCCGGTCCCGGCCGTGCCCTACAAGGATCCGAACAACTACGTGAAGTTCTCCGGCCGGCTGGCCGAGGAGCTGGCGGCGACCCATCCCGAAGGCGCTCTCTGGGCCAACCAGTTCGACAACGTCGCCAACCGCCGGGGCCACTACAAGACCACCGGCCCCGAGATCTGGCGGCAGACCGGCGGCAGGATCGACGCCTTCACCTGCGCGGTCGGCACCGGCGGCACTCTGGCCGGCGTGGCCGACTACCTGAAGGAGCAGCGTCCGGACGTCCGGATCGTGCTGGCGGACCCGATGGGCGCCGCGCTCTATTCCTGGATCAAGACCGGCGAGCTCAAGAGCAGCGGGACCTCGATCACCGAGGGGATCGGCCAGGGACGGGTCACCGCCAACCTGGAGGACGCGCGGATCGACGACGCCGTCCAGATCACCGACGAGGAGGCGCTGCCGATCCTGTTCGAGATGGCGCAGGAGGAAGGCCTGGTCCTGGGCGGGTCCTCGGCGATCAACGTGACCGGTGCGATCCGGGTCGCCGAGGCGATGGGGCCGGGGCACACGATCGTCACCATCCTGTGCGACGGCGGCGCACGCTACCAGTCCAAGCTCTACAACCCGGCCTTCCTGCGCTCGAAGAACCTGCCGGTGCCGGCCTGGATTCCCGGGTGA
- a CDS encoding SMP-30/gluconolactonase/LRE family protein, whose protein sequence is MSEYLVLDRSFAHLTNSNARLKKLWTGAAWAEGPVFFRDGNYLLFSDIPNDRIMRFVPDFSGLEGTMSVYRQPANNTNGHTRDLQGRLLSCEHGARRVTRTELDGRITVIADSYQGKKLNSPNDVVVKSDGTIWFTDPSYGILSDLEGWKAEPEYGGCYVFRFDPKDGSLTVVADDFLKPNGIAFSPDEKILYVADTGASHEPDGPRHIRAFDVTSDNKLTNSRVFAECDAGLFDGFRLDTEGRIWSSAGDGVHCFAPDGQLLGKILVPEVVANVCFGGLKKNRLYICGTTSLYAVHVTVTGAQVP, encoded by the coding sequence GTGAGCGAATATCTCGTGCTCGACAGGAGCTTTGCGCATCTGACCAACAGCAATGCGCGGCTGAAAAAGCTCTGGACGGGCGCCGCCTGGGCGGAAGGCCCGGTGTTCTTCCGGGACGGCAACTATCTCCTGTTCTCGGACATTCCCAACGACCGAATCATGCGGTTCGTGCCGGACTTCTCCGGGCTGGAGGGCACCATGTCGGTGTACCGTCAGCCGGCGAACAACACCAACGGGCACACCCGCGACCTGCAAGGGCGGCTGCTCTCCTGCGAGCACGGCGCCCGCAGGGTCACGCGCACCGAGCTGGACGGGCGGATCACCGTCATCGCCGACAGCTACCAGGGCAAGAAGCTGAACTCGCCCAACGATGTGGTGGTGAAGTCGGACGGCACGATCTGGTTCACCGATCCATCCTACGGGATCCTGTCCGACCTGGAGGGCTGGAAGGCCGAGCCTGAGTATGGCGGCTGCTACGTGTTCCGCTTCGACCCGAAGGACGGCAGCCTGACCGTGGTCGCCGACGACTTCCTCAAGCCGAACGGCATCGCTTTCTCGCCCGATGAGAAGATCCTCTACGTCGCCGACACCGGCGCCTCGCATGAGCCGGATGGGCCCCGGCACATCCGCGCGTTCGACGTCACCAGCGACAACAAGCTGACCAATTCCCGGGTGTTCGCGGAATGCGACGCCGGCCTGTTTGATGGCTTCCGCCTCGACACCGAGGGCCGGATCTGGAGTTCCGCGGGCGACGGGGTGCACTGCTTCGCGCCGGACGGCCAGCTGCTCGGCAAGATCCTGGTGCCGGAGGTGGTGGCGAATGTCTGCTTCGGAGGCCTCAAGAAGAACCGCCTCTATATCTGCGGCACGACCTCCCTCTACGCCGTCCATGTGACGGTGACCGGGGCGCAGGTCCCTTGA
- a CDS encoding ABC transporter substrate-binding protein → MMQRRRFLEATAMASALAAIARPSFAAAESAAKAAVEAAKQYAGTEISIVWEAGLQALDPLNFSGPLWEKETGIKVKVVEVPTSEMFTKILQEHRAGTGAYDALNVIPAWMPDLVRAGALEPLDAYVDKYNYRDELQDIAPVYRDNQMTVNGEIYGFPDDGDVFIMYYRTDILGDPEIQAAYKDKYGSDLPVPPKTWEEFDQVGALITEVTGGKPYGAAFIRDPAQGQFMFQERFRNEGGVFFDADTMKAQVNSPAGVKVFSDWVAENKWMPPGVETFGFVENLAAFLQGDTAMTLSWPPYGRWAAGYGTDEAALNWVPKSTIAGKVGYAVTPGGHPELAAGFALSISASSQNKDAAYLFIQWLNSRDISVQRVQLPFALRDPFRDGHFTSEEYKSRWPEAPQYLAALQEAANTGLLDLSILQTDRYEESIRQGISRLWSGEDPQAILDDVAAQWDATTERVGLDKQKAAYQDWASKPNAYPPKS, encoded by the coding sequence ATGATGCAGCGACGCAGATTCCTGGAAGCCACCGCGATGGCCAGCGCGCTGGCGGCGATCGCCCGGCCGTCCTTCGCCGCCGCCGAATCGGCGGCGAAGGCGGCGGTCGAGGCGGCCAAGCAGTACGCCGGCACCGAGATCTCGATCGTCTGGGAGGCGGGCCTGCAGGCGCTGGATCCGCTGAACTTCAGCGGGCCGCTCTGGGAGAAGGAGACCGGGATCAAGGTCAAGGTCGTGGAGGTGCCCACCTCCGAGATGTTCACCAAGATCCTCCAGGAGCACCGTGCCGGCACCGGCGCCTATGATGCGCTGAACGTGATCCCGGCCTGGATGCCGGACCTGGTGCGGGCGGGCGCCCTGGAGCCGCTCGACGCCTATGTCGACAAGTACAACTATCGCGACGAGCTGCAGGACATCGCCCCGGTCTACCGGGACAACCAGATGACGGTGAACGGGGAGATCTACGGCTTCCCGGACGACGGCGACGTCTTCATCATGTACTACCGGACCGACATCCTGGGCGACCCGGAGATCCAGGCGGCCTACAAGGACAAGTACGGTTCCGACCTGCCGGTACCGCCCAAGACCTGGGAGGAATTCGACCAGGTCGGCGCGTTGATCACCGAGGTGACCGGCGGCAAGCCCTATGGCGCTGCGTTCATCCGCGACCCGGCCCAGGGCCAGTTCATGTTCCAGGAGCGCTTTCGCAACGAGGGCGGCGTGTTCTTCGACGCCGACACCATGAAGGCGCAGGTGAACTCGCCGGCCGGGGTCAAGGTATTCTCGGACTGGGTGGCGGAGAACAAGTGGATGCCGCCGGGCGTGGAGACGTTCGGGTTCGTCGAGAACCTGGCGGCGTTCCTGCAGGGTGACACCGCCATGACCCTCTCCTGGCCGCCCTACGGGCGCTGGGCGGCGGGCTACGGCACCGACGAGGCGGCGCTGAACTGGGTGCCGAAGAGCACGATCGCCGGCAAGGTCGGCTACGCGGTCACCCCGGGTGGCCATCCCGAACTGGCCGCAGGCTTCGCCCTGTCGATCTCGGCCTCCTCGCAGAACAAGGACGCCGCCTACCTCTTCATCCAGTGGCTGAACTCGCGCGACATCTCGGTCCAGCGTGTCCAGCTCCCCTTCGCGCTGCGCGACCCGTTCCGCGACGGTCACTTCACCAGCGAGGAATACAAGAGCCGCTGGCCAGAGGCGCCGCAATACCTGGCGGCGCTGCAGGAGGCAGCCAACACCGGCCTGCTCGACCTGTCGATCCTGCAGACCGACCGCTACGAGGAGTCGATCCGCCAGGGCATCTCGCGGCTCTGGTCGGGCGAGGACCCGCAGGCGATCCTGGACGACGTCGCGGCGCAGTGGGACGCCACCACCGAGCGCGTCGGCCTGGACAAGCAGAAGGCGGCCTACCAGGACTGGGCGTCCAAGCCCAACGCCTACCCGCCCAAGAGCTGA
- a CDS encoding NAD(P)-dependent oxidoreductase: protein MADKFRVALSSDFRKPDGSPTYPSFDLSPLLSDPRIEVGYVDPVDGVMPAEGLEGYDVLILLVPKFTGASVPKDGRLAAVCRFGVGYDSVDVPACTANGIALVITPDGIRRPVAVSIVTFVLALSQKLLIKDRMTREDRWNDRSAHMGMGIVGRTFGQLGIGNIGAEALRLLKPFEMKTIAHDPYADPAVAKELGVELVGFDELFQRSDYLSVSVPLSEATHHIVNEQALKLMKPTAYLINTSRGPTVDQKALYRALTDGTIAGAGLDVFEVEPVPADEPILKLDNVIVSPHALCWTDQCFAGNGAGDVAGALAVLNGESPRGVVNREVLDDPRFKEKLAKAKSSFA, encoded by the coding sequence ATGGCCGACAAGTTCAGGGTGGCGCTCTCCTCCGACTTCCGCAAGCCGGATGGCTCGCCCACCTATCCCTCCTTCGATCTCTCCCCGCTGCTCTCCGATCCCCGGATCGAGGTCGGCTATGTCGATCCGGTCGACGGCGTGATGCCGGCCGAGGGGCTGGAGGGCTATGACGTCCTGATCCTGCTGGTGCCGAAATTCACCGGCGCCAGCGTGCCCAAGGACGGCCGCCTGGCGGCGGTATGCCGGTTCGGCGTGGGCTACGACAGCGTCGACGTGCCGGCCTGCACCGCCAACGGCATTGCCCTGGTGATCACCCCGGACGGGATCCGCCGGCCAGTGGCGGTCTCGATCGTCACCTTCGTGCTGGCGCTCTCGCAAAAGCTCCTGATCAAGGACCGGATGACCCGCGAGGACCGCTGGAACGACCGCTCGGCCCACATGGGCATGGGCATTGTCGGGCGGACCTTCGGCCAGCTCGGCATCGGCAATATCGGGGCGGAGGCGCTGCGGCTGCTCAAGCCGTTCGAGATGAAGACGATCGCCCACGACCCCTATGCCGACCCGGCGGTGGCGAAGGAGCTGGGCGTCGAGCTGGTGGGCTTCGACGAGCTGTTCCAGCGCTCGGACTACCTGTCGGTGTCGGTGCCGCTGTCGGAGGCGACCCATCACATCGTCAACGAGCAGGCGCTGAAGCTGATGAAGCCCACCGCCTACCTGATCAACACCTCGCGCGGGCCAACCGTCGACCAGAAGGCGCTCTACCGGGCGCTCACGGACGGCACCATCGCCGGCGCCGGGCTGGACGTGTTCGAGGTCGAGCCGGTGCCGGCGGACGAGCCGATCCTCAAGCTCGACAACGTGATCGTGTCGCCGCACGCGCTGTGCTGGACCGACCAGTGCTTCGCCGGCAATGGCGCCGGCGACGTGGCGGGCGCGCTTGCGGTGCTGAACGGCGAAAGCCCCAGGGGCGTGGTCAACCGGGAAGTCCTGGACGACCCGCGCTTCAAGGAAAAGCTCGCCAAGGCCAAGTCATCGTTCGCTTGA
- a CDS encoding cell wall hydrolase, with protein sequence MRLSVGFVAAALGITILSLAAVMGARMRHDATMPPPALDVPTVAIPAPPVLKAEHFLALTMYHEARGQSPEAMRAVGWVVLNRTRAQGFPDGIRDVVVEPTRSGKCQFGWACGNFEEGLDRTSAWQQAQTVAAELLFRGGADPTKGAVWFWESWRERPQWLGNNVRQTLELGGHRFFAPSGLS encoded by the coding sequence ATGAGACTGAGCGTAGGTTTCGTCGCGGCGGCGCTTGGAATCACCATCCTCAGCCTTGCTGCCGTGATGGGGGCGCGGATGCGGCACGATGCGACCATGCCGCCGCCTGCCCTCGATGTGCCCACCGTCGCAATCCCGGCGCCACCGGTCCTGAAGGCCGAGCATTTCCTGGCGCTGACCATGTACCACGAGGCGCGCGGTCAGAGCCCCGAGGCAATGCGCGCCGTTGGCTGGGTGGTCCTCAACCGGACGAGAGCACAGGGCTTCCCGGACGGGATCCGCGACGTGGTGGTCGAGCCGACCCGCTCGGGCAAGTGCCAGTTCGGATGGGCCTGCGGCAATTTCGAGGAGGGCCTGGACCGGACCTCGGCGTGGCAGCAGGCCCAGACCGTCGCCGCGGAACTGCTCTTCCGGGGCGGCGCCGATCCGACCAAGGGGGCGGTCTGGTTCTGGGAATCCTGGCGGGAGCGGCCGCAATGGCTGGGCAACAATGTCCGGCAGACCCTGGAACTGGGCGGACATCGCTTCTTCGCGCCCAGCGGGCTGAGCTGA
- a CDS encoding carbohydrate ABC transporter permease — MTTHPPVHRHDRRFGYAMITPAVVVILFIGLFPLVWTLLVSVQNISLIDEDTSFQGLMNYRRLLFDQRFWEALGHTLLFTGIALPLELLLGLLLALLFLDHLPGRQIFVALLVMPTVISPIVAGAAWRLLFDNRFGPINQVISWFAGEPVTILWLNDPNFVYAAILIAEVWQWTPFMFLLLFASLTNVDPSLGEAARIDGAGFWRILWSITLPVIRPVIVIALLIRGLDLFRLFDVVWALTKGGPGTRTETISIYAYVQGFQQFETSYTAAMAFVIIVILSILVIAALKRVEIAR, encoded by the coding sequence ATGACCACCCATCCTCCCGTCCACCGCCACGACCGGCGGTTCGGCTATGCGATGATTACCCCGGCAGTGGTGGTGATCCTGTTCATCGGCCTGTTCCCGCTGGTCTGGACGCTGCTGGTCAGCGTGCAGAACATCTCGCTGATCGACGAGGACACGAGCTTCCAGGGCCTGATGAACTACCGGCGGCTCCTGTTCGACCAGAGATTCTGGGAGGCGCTGGGCCATACCCTCCTGTTCACCGGGATCGCTCTGCCCCTGGAACTGCTGCTGGGCCTCCTGCTGGCGCTCCTGTTCCTGGACCACCTGCCGGGCCGGCAGATCTTCGTGGCGCTCCTGGTCATGCCGACGGTGATCTCGCCGATCGTGGCGGGTGCGGCCTGGCGGCTGCTGTTCGACAACCGGTTCGGCCCGATCAACCAGGTTATCTCCTGGTTCGCCGGCGAGCCGGTGACGATCCTCTGGCTGAACGACCCGAACTTCGTCTACGCGGCGATCTTGATCGCCGAGGTCTGGCAGTGGACGCCGTTCATGTTCCTCCTGCTGTTCGCCTCGCTCACCAATGTCGACCCATCGTTGGGTGAGGCGGCGCGCATCGACGGCGCCGGCTTCTGGCGGATCCTGTGGTCGATCACCCTGCCGGTGATCCGGCCGGTGATCGTGATCGCGCTCCTGATCCGCGGCCTCGACCTGTTCCGGCTGTTCGACGTGGTCTGGGCGCTCACCAAGGGCGGACCCGGCACCCGCACCGAGACCATCTCGATCTACGCCTACGTCCAGGGCTTCCAGCAGTTCGAGACCAGCTACACCGCGGCCATGGCTTTCGTGATCATCGTGATCCTGTCGATCCTGGTGATCGCGGCGCTCAAGCGCGTGGAGATCGCCCGATGA
- a CDS encoding carbohydrate ABC transporter permease, producing the protein MKTTIRFVAAVLVTVLFLFPIYWLFTISFKTPDEIFSYPPVWWPENLQSSNYTVLFRDGDVLTIWNSLVVASVSTVAAMLIGTMCAYAIARFRTGGEHFSIWVLSQRMVPPIVVVFPIFLLYVQLGLVDTYLGLIILYTAFNLPYVVWMMRGYLQEIPREIEESALVDGCSRLQVFTKIVLPLARTGLFATAVFTFVFAWNEFLFALVLTRSAITTFPVQVTHYFGGQSNFWAKISAMSVLGTVPIFLAVAFLQRYLVRGISLGAVKG; encoded by the coding sequence ATGAAGACCACGATCCGCTTCGTCGCCGCGGTCCTGGTGACGGTTCTGTTCCTGTTCCCGATCTACTGGCTGTTCACGATCTCCTTCAAGACGCCGGACGAGATCTTCAGCTACCCGCCGGTCTGGTGGCCGGAGAACCTTCAGTCCTCCAACTACACCGTCCTGTTCCGCGACGGCGACGTGCTGACCATCTGGAACAGCCTGGTGGTGGCGTCGGTCTCCACGGTGGCGGCGATGCTGATCGGCACCATGTGCGCCTATGCGATCGCCCGATTCCGCACCGGCGGTGAGCACTTCTCGATCTGGGTGCTCTCGCAGCGCATGGTCCCGCCGATCGTGGTCGTGTTCCCGATCTTCCTGCTCTACGTGCAGCTGGGCCTAGTCGACACCTATCTGGGGCTGATCATCCTCTACACCGCCTTCAACCTGCCCTACGTGGTCTGGATGATGCGCGGCTACCTGCAGGAGATCCCGCGCGAGATCGAGGAATCCGCGCTGGTGGACGGCTGCTCGCGCCTGCAGGTGTTCACCAAGATCGTGCTGCCGCTGGCGCGCACCGGCCTGTTCGCCACCGCCGTGTTCACCTTCGTGTTCGCCTGGAACGAGTTCCTGTTCGCCCTGGTGCTGACCCGCTCCGCGATCACCACGTTCCCGGTGCAAGTCACCCATTATTTCGGCGGGCAGTCCAACTTCTGGGCGAAGATCTCGGCCATGAGCGTGCTGGGCACCGTGCCCATCTTCCTGGCCGTGGCATTCCTGCAGCGTTATCTGGTCCGTGGCATCTCGCTGGGTGCCGTCAAGGGTTGA
- the nanR gene encoding transcriptional regulator NanR: MASEASTDVAGRGSARVDMPIRTRRLHEEVAARIEATITAGTLGPGDSLPSERDLMARYGVGRPAVREALLSLQQRGLIERRNGERARIATPSAADVVSQMTLPVRRMLAQPDNVRHFQEARSLFETGIARQAALRATPEQVATLAAALEANREQIGDPVEFARTDVAFHLCLAEIPANPIFTALHEALVGWLTEQRRVTLTSSNAFKVAYAAHERIYQAVVAHDPDRAAREMADHLAEVAGLYWNTDKKGKKR, encoded by the coding sequence GTGGCCAGCGAAGCGAGCACCGACGTCGCGGGTCGAGGGTCTGCCCGCGTCGACATGCCGATCAGGACACGCCGGCTGCATGAGGAAGTTGCGGCCAGGATCGAGGCGACCATCACCGCCGGCACACTCGGCCCCGGCGACAGCCTGCCTTCCGAGCGGGACCTGATGGCGCGCTACGGCGTTGGGCGGCCGGCCGTGCGCGAGGCGCTCCTTTCCCTGCAGCAGCGTGGCCTGATCGAGCGCCGCAACGGCGAACGGGCCAGGATCGCGACGCCCAGTGCTGCCGACGTGGTCTCGCAGATGACCCTGCCGGTCCGGCGGATGCTGGCCCAGCCGGACAATGTCCGACACTTCCAGGAAGCGCGCTCCCTGTTCGAGACGGGGATCGCCCGCCAGGCAGCGCTGCGGGCGACGCCTGAGCAGGTGGCGACCCTTGCGGCCGCCCTGGAAGCCAACCGCGAGCAGATCGGCGATCCGGTCGAATTCGCCCGCACTGACGTGGCCTTTCATCTCTGCCTCGCAGAGATCCCGGCGAACCCGATCTTTACGGCGCTGCACGAGGCCCTGGTCGGTTGGCTCACCGAGCAGCGCCGGGTCACCCTCACCAGCAGCAACGCCTTCAAGGTGGCCTATGCCGCGCATGAGCGGATCTACCAGGCGGTTGTCGCGCACGACCCCGACCGCGCCGCTCGGGAGATGGCGGACCACCTGGCCGAGGTGGCAGGCCTTTACTGGAATACGGACAAAAAAGGAAAGAAGCGATGA
- a CDS encoding HpcH/HpaI aldolase family protein, which yields MSDPTLRQMCQNHDPKFGHFVVEFATPGIGHILKNAGCDFVLFDCEHSGFGFETVKSAIRYLEAARLPAIVRVPSREYQHIARAMDMGAEGIMLPMVSTPDEARTILDAVKYVPEGKRGVALGIAHDAYRGGDVLAKLAAQNQRSVVFAQIETKEGVANADALAAMDGIDCLWVGHFDLSCSLGEPGQFQSKTFLDAIDTVAAACRKHGKQLGRLVPDVATGVEYRAKGFEFLCYAGDVWTYQAAVKAGIDGLRAGCADVAPAAPEKPAKKKKKGK from the coding sequence ATGAGCGATCCCACCCTCCGGCAGATGTGCCAGAACCACGACCCGAAGTTCGGCCACTTCGTCGTCGAATTCGCCACGCCCGGGATCGGGCACATCCTCAAGAACGCCGGCTGCGACTTCGTGCTGTTCGACTGCGAGCATTCCGGCTTCGGCTTCGAGACGGTGAAGTCGGCGATCCGCTACCTGGAGGCGGCGCGGCTGCCCGCGATCGTGCGGGTGCCGTCCCGCGAGTACCAGCACATCGCCCGCGCCATGGACATGGGCGCGGAAGGCATCATGCTGCCGATGGTCTCGACCCCGGACGAGGCCCGCACCATCCTGGACGCGGTGAAGTACGTGCCCGAGGGCAAGCGCGGCGTGGCGCTGGGCATCGCCCATGACGCCTATCGCGGCGGCGACGTCCTGGCGAAGCTGGCGGCGCAGAACCAGCGCTCGGTGGTGTTCGCGCAGATCGAGACCAAGGAAGGCGTCGCCAATGCCGACGCGCTTGCCGCCATGGACGGGATCGACTGCCTGTGGGTGGGCCATTTCGACCTGTCCTGCTCGCTGGGCGAACCCGGCCAGTTCCAGAGCAAGACCTTCCTGGACGCGATCGACACGGTGGCCGCCGCCTGCCGCAAGCACGGCAAGCAGCTGGGTCGCCTGGTGCCCGATGTCGCGACCGGGGTCGAGTATCGCGCCAAAGGCTTCGAGTTCCTCTGCTATGCCGGCGACGTGTGGACCTATCAGGCTGCCGTGAAGGCGGGTATCGATGGGCTGCGCGCCGGCTGTGCGGACGTGGCGCCGGCGGCTCCCGAGAAGCCGGCGAAGAAAAAGAAGAAGGGCAAGTGA
- a CDS encoding MFS transporter, giving the protein MKQPLASLAALTLAYILSQFFRTSLAVIAPEISRDLDLTTQDLGFLSSVWFVAFAIMQIPVGIALDKYGIRRLVAPMVLVAAVGAILLALAPNLEVGILAQAVIGFGCAPVYMGTLVLLTRWYDPAQFASLASVVLALGSLGNLMGTAPLAWLSGLLGWRMALVVVAAVVALSALLVFLFVRDTRDGGPAPASGEHPLRALIGTFQVARNPDLWPLIPMALIGYGVMITVRGLWGGPYLADIFQLDAVERGNVLLLMSLGMIGGPLLYAWIERRTDRRKLPILLGSCITLAALATLTLAQNLVVATLALVLIGCFGSVFNMVMAQGRRFFRPHEMGRGLTLLNGACFGGAALLQAVTGQVAAGVAAPVWTPVFLSLAGLLALAMAFLAFSRDRRLSELR; this is encoded by the coding sequence ATGAAGCAGCCTTTGGCCAGCCTCGCGGCCCTGACGCTCGCCTACATCCTCAGCCAGTTCTTCCGCACCTCGCTCGCGGTGATCGCGCCCGAGATCTCGCGCGACCTGGACCTGACCACCCAGGACCTGGGCTTCTTGTCCAGCGTCTGGTTCGTCGCGTTCGCGATCATGCAGATCCCGGTCGGCATCGCGCTGGACAAGTACGGCATCCGCCGGCTCGTCGCCCCCATGGTGCTGGTCGCGGCCGTGGGCGCAATCCTCCTGGCACTGGCGCCCAACCTCGAGGTCGGCATCCTGGCCCAGGCAGTGATTGGGTTTGGCTGCGCGCCCGTCTACATGGGCACGCTGGTGCTGCTGACCCGCTGGTACGATCCCGCGCAGTTCGCCAGCCTGGCGTCGGTGGTGCTGGCGCTGGGCAGCCTCGGCAACCTGATGGGCACAGCACCCCTGGCCTGGCTGTCCGGCCTGCTCGGCTGGCGGATGGCGCTGGTGGTGGTGGCGGCGGTGGTGGCGCTCTCCGCGCTCCTGGTCTTCCTGTTCGTCCGGGACACACGTGACGGCGGCCCCGCGCCGGCTTCGGGCGAGCACCCGCTGCGCGCGCTGATCGGCACCTTCCAGGTCGCGCGCAATCCGGACCTATGGCCGCTGATCCCGATGGCGCTGATCGGCTACGGGGTGATGATCACCGTGCGCGGGCTGTGGGGCGGGCCCTATCTGGCCGACATCTTCCAGCTGGACGCAGTCGAGCGCGGCAACGTGCTCCTGCTGATGTCGCTCGGCATGATCGGCGGGCCGCTCCTCTATGCCTGGATCGAGCGGCGCACCGACCGGCGCAAGCTGCCGATCCTGCTGGGCTCCTGCATCACGCTCGCCGCTCTCGCCACCCTCACGCTCGCCCAGAACCTGGTGGTGGCCACCTTGGCGCTGGTGCTGATCGGCTGCTTTGGCAGCGTGTTCAACATGGTGATGGCGCAGGGCCGCCGGTTCTTCCGGCCGCACGAGATGGGCCGCGGTCTGACCCTGCTGAACGGCGCCTGCTTTGGCGGCGCCGCTCTCCTGCAGGCGGTCACCGGCCAGGTCGCCGCGGGCGTGGCAGCGCCGGTCTGGACCCCGGTTTTCCTCAGCCTGGCCGGGCTCCTGGCCCTCGCCATGGCGTTCCTTGCCTTCAGTCGCGACCGCCGGCTCTCGGAGCTCCGATGA
- a CDS encoding putative quinol monooxygenase, whose amino-acid sequence MSQGLVVLVDFRIRPGSEQAFAELVGANARASVADEPGCRRFDVATSPDQPDRVFLYEIYDDRAAFDHHVTTPHYIRFKEGSASMVASSTVHLLDLSEHCKPSAGAA is encoded by the coding sequence ATGAGCCAAGGACTGGTGGTCCTGGTGGACTTCCGGATAAGACCGGGAAGTGAGCAGGCATTCGCCGAACTGGTCGGCGCCAATGCCCGCGCCTCGGTCGCCGACGAGCCGGGATGCCGCCGCTTTGACGTCGCCACCTCTCCCGACCAGCCGGATAGGGTATTTCTGTACGAGATCTATGACGACCGGGCGGCGTTCGACCACCACGTCACCACGCCGCACTACATCCGGTTCAAGGAAGGCTCCGCGTCGATGGTGGCCAGTTCGACGGTCCATCTCCTGGACCTGAGCGAACATTGCAAGCCAAGCGCAGGAGCAGCCTGA
- a CDS encoding MliC family protein: MRAAILVAGLLGGLALTACSERIKGIDRHVPASGSAVTYDCDNGKSLRATFQGQESVTVETEGEEKQLRGVLSEQGAKYKTGTTIFHVEGDAAEFVDDAGTIHCIVRPA; this comes from the coding sequence TTGAGAGCGGCCATCCTGGTGGCGGGCCTGCTGGGCGGTCTCGCCCTCACGGCCTGCAGCGAGCGGATCAAGGGCATCGACCGGCATGTCCCGGCGTCCGGCTCGGCCGTCACCTATGACTGCGACAACGGCAAGTCGCTCCGGGCGACCTTCCAGGGCCAGGAGTCGGTGACGGTCGAGACCGAGGGTGAAGAGAAGCAGCTGCGGGGCGTCCTCTCGGAACAGGGCGCCAAGTACAAGACCGGGACGACGATCTTCCACGTGGAAGGCGACGCTGCCGAGTTCGTGGACGATGCCGGCACCATCCACTGCATCGTGCGGCCTGCCTGA